The following is a genomic window from Bacteroidia bacterium.
CATCGACGGACGACTGGTCTTTGTCTTTAGTCAGGATTTCACGGTCTTCGGCGGTTCGCTGTCCGAAGCGCACGCGGAAAAAATATGCAAGATTATGGACATGGCGATGAAGGTCGGCGCGCCGGTCATCGGCCTCAACGACAGCGGCGGAGCGCGTATACAGGAGGGTGTCGTGAGTCTCGGCGGCTATGCGGATATTTTTCTCCGCAACACGCTCGCATCCGGCGTCGTGCCGCAGATAAGCGCGATTCTGGGTCCCTGCGCCGGCGGAGCGGTGTACTCGCCGGCCATCACGGATTTCATTTTCATGGTCGAGCAGAGCAGCTACATGTTCGTGACCGGTCCCAACGTGGTCAAGACCGTGACGCATGAAAATGTGACCTCCGAAGACCTCGGCGGGGCGATGACGCACGCGAGCAAGAGCGGGGTGGCCCATTTCACGCATGAAAACGAAGCACAAACCTTGCTGGCGATTCGTCGCCTCATGGGCTTTCTGCCGCAGAACAATGTCGAATGTCCACCGCGCGTCCCGCCGACGGACGACATCCGCCGCAAGGAAGCCGCTCTGGAGGACATCATACCTGATAATCCGAATAAACCGTACGACATCAAGGATGTCATTCGGCTGACGGTGGATAACGCGGATTTCATGGAGGTGCACGAGCATTACGCGCCGAACATCGTCACGGGTTTCGCGCGTTATGACGGACGTTCGGTCGGCATAATCGCCAATCAACCCTTCGTGCTTGCGGGGGTGCTCGATATCGATGCGTCAACGAAGGCGGCGCGTTTCGTGCGCTTCTGTGACTGCTTCAATATTCCCCTGGTGGTCTTCGAGGATGTTCCGGGATTTCTGCCGGGCACGGATCAGGAGTGGCGCGGGATTATACGTCACGGCGCGAAGCTTCTGTACGCCTTCGCGGAGGCGACGGTGCCGAAAATCACCATCATCACCCGCAAGGCCTACGGCGGTGCTTACGACGTGATGAATTCCAAGCATATCCGCGGCGATTTCAATTTCGCCTGGCCCACCGCCGAAATTGCGGTGATGGGACCGAAAGGCGCCGTGGAAATCATTTTCAAGAAAGAGATCAGCTCGGCGTCCGATCCTGAAGCGGCATTGGAGGAGAAGATTAATGAGTATCGGGAGAAATTCGCGAATCCCTTCATCGCTGCGGAGAGAGGGTATATCGACGATGTGATCGCCCCGTCGGAAACCCGCCCCCGCATCATACGAGCGCTCGAAATTCTCGAAAACAAAGTGGATACCAATCCCCGCAAGAAGCACGGCAATATCCCGCTGTAGCGGAGGCGCAGAGCGCAGAGCGACTTCTTTCGGAGACCGCGGTGATATTGGCGACAGGTTTCGCTTTGCGTGGTGGATCGTGGGCGATTCAGTGATCTGAGAAATGT
Proteins encoded in this region:
- a CDS encoding methylmalonyl-CoA carboxyltransferase is translated as MSEQNRRKLQEMRAQSRLGGGAERIKAQHDKGKFTARERIDILLDRGSFEEIDAFVTHRSRDFGLEKQKFLGDGVVTGSGTIDGRLVFVFSQDFTVFGGSLSEAHAEKICKIMDMAMKVGAPVIGLNDSGGARIQEGVVSLGGYADIFLRNTLASGVVPQISAILGPCAGGAVYSPAITDFIFMVEQSSYMFVTGPNVVKTVTHENVTSEDLGGAMTHASKSGVAHFTHENEAQTLLAIRRLMGFLPQNNVECPPRVPPTDDIRRKEAALEDIIPDNPNKPYDIKDVIRLTVDNADFMEVHEHYAPNIVTGFARYDGRSVGIIANQPFVLAGVLDIDASTKAARFVRFCDCFNIPLVVFEDVPGFLPGTDQEWRGIIRHGAKLLYAFAEATVPKITIITRKAYGGAYDVMNSKHIRGDFNFAWPTAEIAVMGPKGAVEIIFKKEISSASDPEAALEEKINEYREKFANPFIAAERGYIDDVIAPSETRPRIIRALEILENKVDTNPRKKHGNIPL